A single window of Cheilinus undulatus linkage group 12, ASM1832078v1, whole genome shotgun sequence DNA harbors:
- the slc23a1 gene encoding solute carrier family 23 member 1, giving the protein MGHGVGSDMIYTIEDVPPWYLCILLGLQHYLTCFSGTVAVPFLLAEAMCVGRDQNTISQLIGTIFTTVGITTLIQTTVGVRLPLFQASAFAFLIPAQAILSLDRWKCPSEEEIYGNWSIPLNTSHIWQPRIREIQGAIIVSSVLELLIGLCGLPGLLLEYIGPLTITPTVSLIGLSVFSTAGDRAGSHWGLSALCILLIVLFAQYLRATSLPVPVYSRKKGLTSTRVQIFKMFPIILAILLVWLVCYVFTLTDLLPTDPDSYGHKARTDARGDIMTSSPWFRIPYPCQWGLPVVTVAGVLGMLSATMAGIVESIGDYYACARLSGATPPPVHAINRGIFTEGVCCIIAGLLGTGNGSTSSSPNIGVLGITKVGSRRVVQYGAGIMFLLGSVGKFTALFASLPDPILGGMFCTLFGMITAVGLSNLQLVDLNSSRNLFVLGFSMFFGLTLPTYLDAHPKSINTGVAELDQILTVLLSTEMFVGGFLAFCLDNTIPGSRQERGLVNWGSAPFSSPSYDLPVGMDVIRRTRWLRRFPISPSFTGYRGNDIEVEVEGEAIDLTQSSTKV; this is encoded by the exons ATGGGACATGGAGTGGGGTCAGACATGATTTACACCATTGAGGACGTCCCACCATGGTACCTGTGTATACTCCTCGGACTGCAG CATTATCTCACCTGTTTTAGCGGCACAGTGGCGGTGCCGTTCCTTCTCGCTGAGGCCATGTGCGTTGGTCGGGACCAGAACACCATCAGTCAGCTGATTGGAACTATCTTCACCACAGTCGGAATCACAACCTTGATCCAGACCACTGTGGGAGTCAG ACTTCCATTGTTCCAGGCCAGTGCGTTTGCATTCCTGATTCCCGCTCAGGCCATCCTCAGCCTGGACCGCTGGAAGTGTCCCAGTGAGG AGGAGATTTATGGGAACTGGAGTATCCCACTGAACACGTCACACATCTGGCAGCCTCGCATCAGAGAG ATCCAGGGGGCTATCATTGTGTCCAGTGTCTTGGagttgctgattggtctgtgCGGGTTGCCAGGTTTGCTGCTGGAGTATATCGGCCCTTTGACCATCACACCCACTGTCTCGCTGATCGGCCTATCGGTGTTCAGCACGGCCGGAGACCGAGCCGGGTCCCACTGGGGCCTTTCAGCACT gtgTATTCTGCTCATTGTACTGTTTGCTCAGTACCTTAGAgcgacatcacttcctgttcctGTGTACAGCAGGAAGAAGGGTCTTACCTCGACACGGGTCCAGATATTCAAAATGTTTCCA ATCATTCTCGCCATCCTGCTAGTTTGGCTCGTCTGCTACGTCTTCACCCTGACCGACCTGCTGCCTACTGACCCTGATAGCTACGGACACAAGGCCAGGACAGACGCCCGCGGTGACATCATGACCTCTTCACCCTGGTTTAGAATACCATACCCCT GCCAGTGGGGTTTACCAGTGGTAACAGTTGCTGGGGTTCTGGGAATGTTGAGCGCTACCATGGCAGGAATTGTGGAGTCCATCGGGGATTACTACGCCTGCGCCCGTCTGTCTGGAGCCACACCCCCTCCAGTCCATGCCATCAACAG GGGGATTTTCACCGAGGGAGTCTGCTGCATCATCGCTGGACTGCTGGGGACAGGAAACGGATCCACTTCCTCCAGCCCAAATATAGGCGTCCTGGGAATCACAAAG GTGGGCAGCAGGCGGGTGGTGCAGTATGGAGCAGGTATCATGTTTCTGTTAGGCTCCGTGGGGAAGTTCACCGCTCTGTTCGCCTCGTTGCCTGATCCGATCCTGGGAGGAATGTTCTGCACTCTGTTTG GTATGATCACAGCGGTTGGTCTGTCCAACCTTCAGCTGGTTGATTTGAACTCATCCAGAAATCTTTTCGTCCTCGGGTTCTCGATGTTTTTCGGCCTCACTCTCCCCACCTACCTGGATGCTCACCCCAAGTCCATCAACACAG GTGTTGCTGAACTCGATCAGATTTTAACCGTTCTTCTGTCCACTGAGATGTTTGTCGGAggatttttggcattttgtctGGACAACACCATTCCAG GATCCAGACAGGAGCGAGGTCTGGTCAACTGGGGCTCTGCCCCCTTCTCCTCACCATCCTATGATCTTCCAGTGGGAATGGATGTGATTCGGCGGACTCGCTGGTTAAGACGGTTTCCGATCAGCCCCTCCTTCACTGGTTATCGGGGGAATGACATAGAGGTGGAGGTGGAAGGGGAGGCCATTGACCTCACTCAGTCTAGTACCAAGGTGTGA
- the mat2b gene encoding methionine adenosyltransferase 2 subunit beta isoform X1, translated as MSCAGAELRIHFSPGRVQLVQEEVLVPTQRVLVTGATGLLGRAVCREFQSSGWSVIGTGFRRARPRLLRCDLTDEDAVRGLLQEYTPDVIVHCAAERRPDVVERHTEAAVNLNVHATSMLAKEAAACGAFLIYISSDYVFDGRNPPYGEDDSPNPLNVYGRSKLEGERETLRHCPGAVVLRVPVLFGEVESVMESAVTSLWTKVETTESCTLDHCQQRFPTDTRDVATVCRQLSERAREDPSIRGVFHFSAKEQMTKYEMAVSIAQAFNLPSHHLIPLTEQPAAAAALRPMNSQLNCSRLELLGLSVTPRPFTSAITDALWPFTPDKRWRQTVFH; from the exons ATGAGTTGCGCAGGCGCAGAACTACGGATCCATTTCAGCCCGGGCCGCGTGCAGCTGGTCCAG GAGGAAGTGCTGGTCCCCACACAGAGGGTCTTGGTCACTGGGGCGACAGGTCTGCTGGGTCGGGCGGTCTGCAGAGAGTTCCAGAGCAGCGGCTGGTCAGTCATTGGGACAGGTTTCAGGAGAGCCAGGCCCCGCCTTCTTCGATGTGATCTCACAGATGAGGATGCTGTCAGAGGTCTACTGCAAGAGTACACA CCTGATGTGATCGTCCACTGTGCAGCTGAGAGACGTCCTGATGTTGTGGAGAGACACACAGAAGCAGCTGTTAACCTTAACGTGCACGCCACAAGCATGCTCGCCAAAGAGGCTG CTGCATGTGGAGCATTTTTAATCTACATCAGCAGTGACTACGTGTTCGATGGCAGGAACCCGCCGTACGGTGAAGACGACAGTCCAAATCCTCTCAACGTTTATGGACGCAGTAAActggagggggagagagagacactCAGACACTGTCCAG GTGCAGTGGTACTGCGGGTCCCCGTCCTGTTCGGGGAGGTGGAGTCAGTGATGGAGAGCGCTGTGACATCACTGTGGACAAAGGTTGAGACGACAGAGAGTTGTACCCTCGATCACTGCCAACAGCGGTTTCCAACGGACACACGAGATGTTGCTACTGTTTGTAGGCAGCTTTctgagagagcaagagag GATCCATCTATCAGAGGTGTGTTTCATTTCTCAGCTAAAGAGCAGATGACTAAGTATGAGATGGCGGTCTCCATCGCTCAGGCGTTTAACCTCCCATCACACCACCTCATACCT ctaacagagcagccggcagcagcagctgctcttCGTCCAATGAACAGTCAGCTGAACTGTTCTCGTCTGGAGCTGCTTGGCCTCAGTGTCACACCACGACCTTTCACCTCTGCCATCACCGACGCCCTGTGGCCGTTTACACCCGACAAACGCTGGAGACAAACAGTCTTCCACTGA
- the prob1 gene encoding uncharacterized protein prob1, translating to MEQGRGGEKATFLSAHRCPEVDILPHHNSMTHNTPSCSLVPGEKSFASTCAGERATNYLDVSPTCLSDNDDDGHEEDDSISDWSEEDLSLHFSPSVILPSDDDGSDPENSFECIDITMETMMPGQKGEGLKMVPKRQIHLKKKDERSTEKFQVKEESSDGGGANTEDLRPHVHPDLLRRQNSMPASLHTSSDSENYRVYKGLITGASQAPQSGGTSKQRLQKSFSLDETRTKMASCIIKNILSKRMQGEKTTSQSSAPQQRAPALACFPPPSEHQLMSDRAKVGAAVVKAPVHVVRDVRTLVKNTYSLSFSTPPDSNKQKSFKVIGQDQSPPPTYQQAVGVAHTDQNPKRSNQVLFYNNTSRGDSQLSALSQSQGRNQSKHFSCSTTQQRRSSEPVIGSKADDVTGSTISRDLSELSQSERGVGRSHQAEVISPSPPSMLSQQGAKAQDQTSIPGLSSAFVPSSSQQILQPCFYQTQVLPVYPPTLPPHFRGVGYMSYIQTPPLAPPPVPVCQVLRRSEDSKSPEKNLDRPDQKRSLGSQESEGSNARTAQGQHEQQQLQQQLSEQLQRQLQQQLQRQIPEQLSEQLQKQLPEKIQPQRLQSHLHQIVHARAGPNILVDLTGATYAPGALLSGPSHCHLMFDPRGGTCFLLDTPPMPQRKMLLDPETGHYVQVLVPASSSAPNSSLFPVHGPNPSPLMINSIHPMINPTQSVMSMMQVQPPMAVFSSPGLQFPAPPHQ from the exons ATGGAGCAAGGACGAGGAGGAGAGAAGGCGACATTCCTCAGTGCTCATCGCTGCCCTGAAGTCGACATTCTGCCTCATCACAACTCTATGACACATAACACTCCATCATGTTCACTAGTCCCCGGTGAGAAGAGCTTCGCCTCTACCTGTGCGGGTGAGCGTGCGACAAACTACCTGGACGTCTCACCTACATGCCTCTCTGACAACGATGATGACGGACACGAAGAAGATGATAGCATCAGCGACTGGTCTGAGGAGGATCTGTCCCTCCACTTCTCCCCCTCCGTCATCCTCCCATCAGACGATGACGGGTCTGACCCCGAGAACAGCTTTGAGTGCATCGACATCACCATGGAAACCATG ATGCCAGGTCAAAAGGGGGAGGGGCTAAAGATGGTCCCAAAGCGACAGATTCATCTAAAGAAGAAGGATGAAAGAAGCACAGAGAAATTTCAG GTAAAGGAGGAGTCTTCTgatgggggcggggctaacacTGAGGATCTACGCCCACATGTTCATCCTGATTTGCTGCGTCGACAGAACAGTATGCCCGCCTCTCTACACACCAGCAGTGACTCTGAGAACTACAGGGTCTACAAGGGCCTGATAACAGGGGCCAGCCAAG CCCCCCAAAGTGGAGGAACGTCGAAGCAGCGGCTGCAGAAGTCGTTCTCTTTAGATGAAACCAGGACAAAGATGGCGTCCTGCATCATTAAGAACATTCTTTCTAAGCGAATGCAGGGGGAGAAAACCACAAGTCAGAGCTCCGCCCCTCAGCAGAGAGCGCCAGCATTGGCCTGCTTCCCACCACCTTCAGAACATCAGCTGATGAGTGACAGGGCAAAGGTGGGCGCAGCCGTGGTCAAAGCCCCAGTCCATGTGGTCAGAGATGTGAGAACTTTGGTCAAAAACACCTACAGCCTGTCCTTCTCAACACCGCCTGacagcaacaaacaaaaaagcttcAAGGTGATTGGTCAGGACCAGAGCCCTCCACCAACCTACCAGCAGGCCGTGGGCGTGGCTCACACTGACCAAAACCCGAAAAGATCCAATCAGGTCTTATTTTACAACAACACCTCCAGAGGAGACTCTCAGCTCTCAgctctcagccaatcacagggcaggAACCAGAGTAAACATTTCAGTTGTTCAACCACTCAGCAGAGACGAAGCAGCGAGCCAGTGATAGGAAGTAAAGCTGATGATGTCACTGGGTCAACAATCAGCAGAGACCTCTCAgagctcagccaatcagagagaggAGTAGGGAGGAGTCACCAGGCTGAAGTCATCAGCCCCTCTCCCCCTTCCATGCTGAGCCAGCAGGGGGCCAAAGCCCAGGACCAGACCTCCATCCCAGGTCTCTCCTCTGCCTTTGTCCCCAGCTCCTCCCAGCAGATCCTCCAACCCTGTTTCTACCAGACCCAGGTTTTACCCGTGTACCCCCCAACCCTGCCCCCACACTTTAGGGGGGTCGGCTACATGAGCTACATCCAGACCCCCCCACTGGCCCCTCCACCAGTGCCTGTGTGTCAGGTTCTGAGGAGGTCTGAGGACAGTAAGTCACCAGAAAAAAACTTGGACCGTCCTGATCAGAAGAGGTCTTTAGGGAGCCAGGAGAGCGAAGGCAGCAACGCAAGAACAGCACAGGGGCAACATGAGCAACAACAACTTCAACAGCAACTTTCAGAACAACTTCAACGGCAACTTCAGCAACAACTTCAGCGGCAAATTCCGGAGCAGCTTTCAGAACAACTTCAAAAGCAACTTCCAGAGAAAATTCAGCCTCAGAGGCTCCAGTCTCACCTCCACCAGATTGTACATGCAAGGGCGGGACCTAACATCCTGGTTGACCTCACAGGTGCCACTTATGCACCAGGAGCCTTACTCAGTGGCCCCTCCCACTGCCACCTCATGTTCGACCCTAGAGGCGGGACTTGCTTCCTTTTGGACACGCCCCCTATGCCTCAGAGAAAGATGCTGCTGGATCCAGAAACAGGTCACTACGTCCAGGTGCTTGTACCTGCATCAAGCTCCGCCCCAAACTCCAGTCTGTTCCCAGTGCATGGCCCAAACCCCAGCCCCTTAATGATaaactccatccatccaatgATAAACCCCACCCAGTCTGTCATGTCAATGATGCAGGTTCAGCCCCCTATGGCGGTTTTCTCCTCCCCTGGACTACAGTTCCCTGCCCCACCTCACCAGTAA
- the mat2b gene encoding methionine adenosyltransferase 2 subunit beta isoform X2 — protein MPGFQISGSEEEVLVPTQRVLVTGATGLLGRAVCREFQSSGWSVIGTGFRRARPRLLRCDLTDEDAVRGLLQEYTPDVIVHCAAERRPDVVERHTEAAVNLNVHATSMLAKEAAACGAFLIYISSDYVFDGRNPPYGEDDSPNPLNVYGRSKLEGERETLRHCPGAVVLRVPVLFGEVESVMESAVTSLWTKVETTESCTLDHCQQRFPTDTRDVATVCRQLSERAREDPSIRGVFHFSAKEQMTKYEMAVSIAQAFNLPSHHLIPLTEQPAAAAALRPMNSQLNCSRLELLGLSVTPRPFTSAITDALWPFTPDKRWRQTVFH, from the exons ATGCCGGGGTTTCAGATCTCAGGCTCGGAG GAGGAAGTGCTGGTCCCCACACAGAGGGTCTTGGTCACTGGGGCGACAGGTCTGCTGGGTCGGGCGGTCTGCAGAGAGTTCCAGAGCAGCGGCTGGTCAGTCATTGGGACAGGTTTCAGGAGAGCCAGGCCCCGCCTTCTTCGATGTGATCTCACAGATGAGGATGCTGTCAGAGGTCTACTGCAAGAGTACACA CCTGATGTGATCGTCCACTGTGCAGCTGAGAGACGTCCTGATGTTGTGGAGAGACACACAGAAGCAGCTGTTAACCTTAACGTGCACGCCACAAGCATGCTCGCCAAAGAGGCTG CTGCATGTGGAGCATTTTTAATCTACATCAGCAGTGACTACGTGTTCGATGGCAGGAACCCGCCGTACGGTGAAGACGACAGTCCAAATCCTCTCAACGTTTATGGACGCAGTAAActggagggggagagagagacactCAGACACTGTCCAG GTGCAGTGGTACTGCGGGTCCCCGTCCTGTTCGGGGAGGTGGAGTCAGTGATGGAGAGCGCTGTGACATCACTGTGGACAAAGGTTGAGACGACAGAGAGTTGTACCCTCGATCACTGCCAACAGCGGTTTCCAACGGACACACGAGATGTTGCTACTGTTTGTAGGCAGCTTTctgagagagcaagagag GATCCATCTATCAGAGGTGTGTTTCATTTCTCAGCTAAAGAGCAGATGACTAAGTATGAGATGGCGGTCTCCATCGCTCAGGCGTTTAACCTCCCATCACACCACCTCATACCT ctaacagagcagccggcagcagcagctgctcttCGTCCAATGAACAGTCAGCTGAACTGTTCTCGTCTGGAGCTGCTTGGCCTCAGTGTCACACCACGACCTTTCACCTCTGCCATCACCGACGCCCTGTGGCCGTTTACACCCGACAAACGCTGGAGACAAACAGTCTTCCACTGA